A segment of the Acidobacteriota bacterium genome:
TACGTCATCGTCGGCCATCTGATTCACGGCGAACGTGCCGACTGGATCCCCCGCGCGCGAATCGTGCTCGCTCAGGGACCGGACCGTCGCTTCATCCCGTACGATCGCTTCGCGCAGTTCCGCGAGAGCCGGGGCAAGTCGCTGGGTGACCTGCTCGACGAGTTCGCCGATCTCCGCGCCGCGAACCTCGTCACGCTCGCTGGCTGGGGCCTCACCGACACGGAGCTGGCGCTCGAGGGCGAACACCCGGAGTTCGGTCG
Coding sequences within it:
- a CDS encoding DinB family protein, with product YVIVGHLIHGERADWIPRARIVLAQGPDRRFIPYDRFAQFRESRGKSLGDLLDEFADLRAANLVTLAGWGLTDTELALEGEHPEFGRVTLRQLLATWVVHDLGHLAQTARVMAKQYREAIGPWRAYLPIVDR